The segment TGGCAGGGGGTGGAGACGCCTTCCCAGTAAAAGCCGGTGCGCAGGATATCGTGGCGATCGATAACCTTCTGCACGGCGGCCAGATAGCTGTCGACCTTTTCACGGCTGTCAAAGGTCATCCTGCCGGTTTGCAGGTAGGGGTCGCCCTTGCTGGCCAGCATATGGTGGAAGAGGATCCCCTCCTGAAGCGGGGCCAGCGAATAGATATCCTGAATATTGCTCACGCCGCCGCGCACCTGGTCAACGACGTAGTCGATATCAGACTGGGTAAAGTCGATCAGCGGCAGCATACCGGGGACGATCGCCTGGGTATCCGGGGTTATCTTGTTGGCCGGTACCACCACCTCAAAGGCATTGGACAGCCGTTTGCCGTTGCGCAGCGCATCAATAAACGTCGGCTTATGCTCGCGCAGGGCGCTTTTTATCTCGCTGGTCAGGGCGCCTTTCGCCGCCGTGATAACCAGATCGTCGCCGTCCAGCGAAATCGAGATCTTAGCTTCCTCAAGCGCAAGCAGTAACTGGTCGAAATCGCTCATGCCTGTTTATTCCTTTTAATATTCATGGGTTTATTTCTGCTCTCATCATGCAACGTTAGGAAGCGAGTACGCTCGCGGGTCAAAAATGCCGGGATCAGGGTCTTCATAAGCGCGTCTCCGTCAGCTCAACGGTTCGGGCCGCGAGGTCGGCCAGAACCGGGGTATCGAAAAGTGTGCGTATCTCAATGCTCAGCCCGCGCTGGCGCAGCTGTTCGAGCAGCCGCACGGCCAGCAGCGAATAGCCGCCGAGTTCAAAAAAGTGATCCTGCCGTCCCACCTGCTCCACGCCGAGCAGCGTTTCCCAGATGGCGGCCAGGGTGGTTTCCATCGCGCCCTGCGGTGGCTCGTACGCGCGTCGGGCAAAGGCGGTATCATCCGGCAGCGGCAATGCGCTGCGATCCGTCTTGCCGTTGGGGGTCAGCGGCAGGGCGTCGAGCGTCACGAAGGCCGCCGGCACCATATAGTCCGGCAGCGCCGCCTGTAGCCAGTGGCGTAGCGCCAGGCGGCTGAACGGCACCCGATCTCCGTCGGCCTGGGCCGGCACCGTATAGGCCACCAGCTGCGGCTGGCCGCCGGTATCGGGTTGGGTCACCACCACGGCGTCACGTACGCCAGGGTAGCTGAGCAGGCGGGCTTCGATTTCGCCCAGCTCAATGCGATGCCCGCGCAGCTTCAACTGGTGGTCGGCGCGGCCCAGGTAGACCAGTCGGCCATCCGGCATAAATTTTGCGAAGTCGCCGGTGCGATAGAGTGACGCGCCGGTGGCAAAGGGATTGGGGATAAACCGCTCCGCCGTCAGATCGGGGCGCTGATGATAGCCGCGCGTCACGCCCTCGCCGCCGATATACAGCTCGCCCACCGCTCCGGCTGGCACCGGTTCGCCGTGCGCGTCCAGGAGATAAACCTGGGTGTTGGCGATCGGATGACCAATCGGCTGGCTGAACAGCGCCACATCCTCTGCCTTTACGCGATTACAGGTTGACCAGATGGCGGTTTCCGTCGGCCCGTAGAGGTTCCACAGCGACGCCCCCCAGGCATAAAGGCGCGTGGCGAGATCGCTCGGCAGCGCCTCGCCGCCGCAGAGGATTTTCAGCTGCGGGCAGGGGGCGGCGCGTGTATCCAGCAGCGCACGCCAGGTGGTCGGCGTGGCCTGCATAAGGGTGATGTCGGCGGTGGTCAGCAGATGATGCAGCGCCCAGGGGTCCATCCCCTGTTCGCGGCTGGCCAGCACAACGGCTGCGCCGGTCATCAGCGGCAGGTAGAGTTCCAGCGCGGCAATATCAAAGGAGATGCTGGTGACGGCAAGCAGCCGATCCGCGGGCGTCAGGGTAAACAGCGTCTGCATGGCGGCGAGGAAATTCACCACCTGGCGATGCTCCACCATCACCCCTTTTGGCCTGCCGGTCGAGCCAGAGGTGTAGATCACATAGGCCAGATGGCGGGGGTTCAGCATCTGCACTTCCGGGCAGGCGACGGGCAGCCCAGCCCAGCGATCGCCATCCTGTGCCAGGTCGACCAGCCTGACGCTCGTCGTCTGCGCCGTCTGCGCCGTCGCGAAAAGCTCGCGCCCGCGTGCATCGACCATCAGTACGGCGGGCGCGGCATCCTCAAGGATCCAGGCCAGCCGCGCGGGGGGATATTCCGGGTCTAGCGGCACGTAGGCCCCGCCCGACTTGAGCACCGCCAGCAGCGCGACCAGCATTGATTCACTGCGCCCGGTGCAGACCGCAATGCGCGTATCCGGCGTGACCCCCAGCGATATCAGGTAGTGCGCCAGCCGGTTCGCCCGCTGGTTGAGTTCATCGTAGCTGATCCGGCACGCCCCCATTTGCAGGGCGAGAGCCAGGGGCTGGCGCGCGGCCTGCCGCTCAAACAGCTGGTGGACGGTGGCATCCGTCGGGAAGGGCGCGGCCGTATCATTCCAGGTTTCCAGCAGCCGCTGACGCTCCTCCGGCGGGAGAATGTTCAGTCCGCACACTGGCGTGTGGCAGGATGCTGCCGCAGGCGGGGCGAGGACCCCGTCTTCCAGCGCCGCTGCCAGGCTGAGCAGGCTCTGTCGATAATAGCCAAAAATGCGCTCTGGGCAGAGGGCGCCGACCGCCTGCACGTTAACGGTAAACCCATTGCCCGCGTCATCGACGGAGAGAGTCAGCGGGTAGTGCGTGCCTTCGGTAAAACCGTGCCAGATCGCACCCTCCTGCTCGAGAGTGCCGGTCACGCTGGTCTCTGTGGGACGGTTGTGGCGATAGTTGAACAGGACGCTGAACAGCGGCGTGGGGGCCGCGATACCGCTGGCCTGCTGGGCAAGCGACAGGGGCGTCTGCTCATGATCCATCAGCCCGGTCAGGCGCGCATGGGTTTGATGGACGGCGCTCACGGCGTCCACGCCGCCCAGATCGAGCCGCAGCGGCAGCGTATTAATGCACGGACCCATAATCAGCTCGCCGTCCGCCAGCTGCATACGGCCGGAGAGAAGGGTTCCGAAAACCACGCTGTCGCGGTTGCTGGCGGCCGCCAGAACCCTGGCCCAGCCCAGATGGCACAGGCTGCTGACGCTTACGCCCAGATGCCGCGCCCGCTCGCGCAAACGCGCAGCCAGGGGGGCCTCAAGCGCGCGGCTGAACTCAATCAGCCGCTGCCCGTCAGCATGGCCGCTTTGCAGATCAAACGGCATCGTCGGCTCATCAATATCCGCCAGCATCTGCGTAAAAAACAGCTGCTGACGCCGGGCATCATCGTGCAGCCGCCGCTGGGCGACCTGCTGACGGAACTGCCGGGCGGGCGGCAGTGCGTCGCCCTGGCCGTGAAGAAATACCTGAATATCGGCGAGCAGAATTTGCAGTGAAAAGATGTCATCCACCAGATGGTGGATGGAGAGCAGCATCTCCCAGCGGGCCTCTGTCGGGTCGTAAGCCACCGCGACGTGCAGCAGCGGGGGCCGTGACAGGTCGATGCGGTTTTCCAGCGGATCGACGAGCGACCTGAGCTGCGCCACGGCGGGGGTATCGACAACCGCGCTCAGCTCGGTGACGTGCAGCCGTGCGCTGCGCAGCACCACCTGCGCGGGCGTTTCCAGCCCCTCCCAGATAAAAGCGCTGCGCAGGATGTCATGTCGGTCAATCACCCGCTGGATCGCCGCCAGATAGCGCTCCAGGGTATCCCGCCGGGTAAATGAGAGATGGCCCACCTGGAGATAGGGGTCGCCCTGCTCATTCAGCAGGTGATGGAACAGAATGCCCTCCTGTAGCGGCGTCAGCGCATAGATGTCCTGAATGCTGGCCACGCCGCCCGGGGTCCGGGCCACAATCAGGTCAATCTGCCGCTGAGTGAGATCGATAAGCGGCAGCAGATCGGGGGTGATCACCGTCGTTGAGGGAGTAATCAGCTCAGGCAGCAGGGCATCACCCAACGGCACCGCCTCCTGCTGACGGATACGACCGGCCAGGTCCGCCAGCACCGGGTAAGCAAACACCGTTTGCACGTCGGTATGCAGGTTCTGCTCACGCAGCCTGGCGGAGAGCTGCATCGCCAGCAGCGAATGGCCGCCCAGCCTGAAAAAGTGATCCTGCCGTCCCACCTGGCGGATGCCGAGCAGCGACTGCCACAGATCCGCCAGGGTCGATTCGATACCGGCTCCGGGCGCCTGATAGTCCTGGCGTTCCCGGTCGTTCTCTCCCGGCGCGGGCAGGGCTTTACGGTCAATCTTGCCGTTGGCGGTCAGCGGCAGCGCGGGCATCAGGACAAACGCCGCCGGGATCATATAGTCCGGCAGCCGGGTCGCCAGCTCCTCGCGCCAGCGGGCGACCGGAGGCTCTCCGTCGGCTGACGCCGGCACAACCCAGGCCACCAGGCGCATCTCCCCGTCTGCGGCCGGAAGGGCCAACACCGCAGCCTCACTGACCGTTGCAAGCGCGGCAATCTGCGACTCGATTTCACCCGGCTCCACGCGGAACCCGCGCAGCTTGATCTGGTGGTCACGTCGCCCGATGAATTCAATGCGGCCATCGTCCAGCCAGCGGCCGGTATCGCCGGTGCGGTAGACCTTTCCGCCGCTTATCCAGGGATCGGCAATAAACAGTTCTGCGGTCAGCGCCGGGCGATTGATGTAGCCCGGTGAAACGCCTTCGCCGCCGATCCAAATCTCACCGGTGAGGCCCGGCGGGCAGAGCTGGCCCATGCTGTCGACAATATAGAGGCGGGTATTGGCAATCGGGCGGCCTATGCTCAGGCGGTTATCCCCGCCCTGCTCAAAGCCCTGCATCCACGCCGAGGACATAATTGTGGTTTCGGTCGGACCATAGCCGTTGATATAGCGGCAGCGCCCGCTCCACTGTGCGATCAGCTCGGCGGTGGGGGCCGAACCGGCGGTCAGGATGGTCATGCCCTGCGGCACGCGGGCCGGATCCAGCTGACGCAGATAGGAGGGAGGAAAGGCAGAAAAACGAATAGCGTTGGCGACCATGTACGCCATCAGATCCGGCGGATTATGGATCAGCGCATTCGACAGCAGATGCAGCTCGCAGCCGCGCGTCAGGGTGCCGAAAATTTCGCCCGCTGACGCATCAAAGGTGTAGGGCGCGAACTGGGTGATCGCCTCTCCGGCGGTGAAAATGCCGGTGCTGTCGCACCAGGCGCAGAAGTTAATCAGGTTGCGGTGGGTGATCTCCACGCCCTTCGGGGTGCCCGTGGTACCTGAGGTATAGATGATATAGGCCGGGGTGTGCGCATCAACGGCGTCCCGCGTGTTCACCGCGATTTCTTCCTGCGTCTCTTCGGCGTAGTCATCGACAAACAGCAGGGTGTGGGCGTCATCAGCGGCAAAATGTGCCCGGTCGGCGCGGCGCGTCAGCGTCCAGTTGACCTGCGCATCACGCAAAATAAACGCCCGCCGTTCGGCAGGCGCGTCCACTCCTACCGGCACATAGGCCGCGCCGAGTTTGATTATCCCCAGCATTGCGGCGATCAGCTCCGGCGTTTTCTCCATGCTCAGGGCCACGCGATCGCCCCTGACCACGCCGACGCGGCTAAGCCCTGCTGCAATCTGCCCGGCACGGTCGGCAAGCTGGCGATAGCTGAGACGGAGATCGCCCGCCACCAGCGCCGTCGCCTCGTTGCGGGCCGCGGCCTGTGCCGCAAATAGCGTATACAGCGAGCAATCCCGCGCGATATCCAGCCCGGTTGCGTTCCAGTCATGGATCGCCCGTGCCGTTTCTGCCGCGTTCAGCAGCGACAGCTCGCCGACCCGTTGCCCGGCGTCCTGCACCATGTTGGCGAGGAGCTGCTGCACACGCTCGAGAAGCATGCGCGCCCCGTCTTCGCTGAACGCCTCCCGGTCATAGCGCAGCGTCAGCGACATTGACGCCCCGGTATGCAGGGTAAGGTGGAGTGGCGCAGTGCTGGCGATGC is part of the Erwinia sp. HDF1-3R genome and harbors:
- a CDS encoding amino acid adenylation domain-containing protein; the protein is MTFEQNPSFGQNTSCSSTTMPLLTMPVSPALRASLSALAHPESMALDALLIAAWGLLLSKYSGEDEVILGYPAAGTAGTSPLRLRPEANRPLAEWLQEIDAQLRPYPPRRASSADGLPDRTDGVQEPMRYASRVSIGNGSRAEALYGQPPAPHDIASTAPLHNDPLPAPHGIASTAPLHLTLHTGASMSLTLRYDREAFSEDGARMLLERVQQLLANMVQDAGQRVGELSLLNAAETARAIHDWNATGLDIARDCSLYTLFAAQAAARNEATALVAGDLRLSYRQLADRAGQIAAGLSRVGVVRGDRVALSMEKTPELIAAMLGIIKLGAAYVPVGVDAPAERRAFILRDAQVNWTLTRRADRAHFAADDAHTLLFVDDYAEETQEEIAVNTRDAVDAHTPAYIIYTSGTTGTPKGVEITHRNLINFCAWCDSTGIFTAGEAITQFAPYTFDASAGEIFGTLTRGCELHLLSNALIHNPPDLMAYMVANAIRFSAFPPSYLRQLDPARVPQGMTILTAGSAPTAELIAQWSGRCRYINGYGPTETTIMSSAWMQGFEQGGDNRLSIGRPIANTRLYIVDSMGQLCPPGLTGEIWIGGEGVSPGYINRPALTAELFIADPWISGGKVYRTGDTGRWLDDGRIEFIGRRDHQIKLRGFRVEPGEIESQIAALATVSEAAVLALPAADGEMRLVAWVVPASADGEPPVARWREELATRLPDYMIPAAFVLMPALPLTANGKIDRKALPAPGENDRERQDYQAPGAGIESTLADLWQSLLGIRQVGRQDHFFRLGGHSLLAMQLSARLREQNLHTDVQTVFAYPVLADLAGRIRQQEAVPLGDALLPELITPSTTVITPDLLPLIDLTQRQIDLIVARTPGGVASIQDIYALTPLQEGILFHHLLNEQGDPYLQVGHLSFTRRDTLERYLAAIQRVIDRHDILRSAFIWEGLETPAQVVLRSARLHVTELSAVVDTPAVAQLRSLVDPLENRIDLSRPPLLHVAVAYDPTEARWEMLLSIHHLVDDIFSLQILLADIQVFLHGQGDALPPARQFRQQVAQRRLHDDARRQQLFFTQMLADIDEPTMPFDLQSGHADGQRLIEFSRALEAPLAARLRERARHLGVSVSSLCHLGWARVLAAASNRDSVVFGTLLSGRMQLADGELIMGPCINTLPLRLDLGGVDAVSAVHQTHARLTGLMDHEQTPLSLAQQASGIAAPTPLFSVLFNYRHNRPTETSVTGTLEQEGAIWHGFTEGTHYPLTLSVDDAGNGFTVNVQAVGALCPERIFGYYRQSLLSLAAALEDGVLAPPAAASCHTPVCGLNILPPEERQRLLETWNDTAAPFPTDATVHQLFERQAARQPLALALQMGACRISYDELNQRANRLAHYLISLGVTPDTRIAVCTGRSESMLVALLAVLKSGGAYVPLDPEYPPARLAWILEDAAPAVLMVDARGRELFATAQTAQTTSVRLVDLAQDGDRWAGLPVACPEVQMLNPRHLAYVIYTSGSTGRPKGVMVEHRQVVNFLAAMQTLFTLTPADRLLAVTSISFDIAALELYLPLMTGAAVVLASREQGMDPWALHHLLTTADITLMQATPTTWRALLDTRAAPCPQLKILCGGEALPSDLATRLYAWGASLWNLYGPTETAIWSTCNRVKAEDVALFSQPIGHPIANTQVYLLDAHGEPVPAGAVGELYIGGEGVTRGYHQRPDLTAERFIPNPFATGASLYRTGDFAKFMPDGRLVYLGRADHQLKLRGHRIELGEIEARLLSYPGVRDAVVVTQPDTGGQPQLVAYTVPAQADGDRVPFSRLALRHWLQAALPDYMVPAAFVTLDALPLTPNGKTDRSALPLPDDTAFARRAYEPPQGAMETTLAAIWETLLGVEQVGRQDHFFELGGYSLLAVRLLEQLRQRGLSIEIRTLFDTPVLADLAARTVELTETRL